The Geotalea uraniireducens Rf4 genome window below encodes:
- a CDS encoding chemotaxis protein CheX, whose product MAVKFFGQFLIEKEIVSREVLLKAVELQEEVNLKFGEMALDMELITVADVGRIHDAQRSEDLMFGDMAVKLGILTDDQIKQVLIRQKNSHLYIGEALVQVGALNTEELQRYLEEFKADQAPYATTKVFIPDGVPHSDIWEMSADLSGKMISRIVNLPCRLGECRKTERIETNDIVAAMDFRGDINAHYLLSVSFAVQKKIALAILKEETVENEPQEVLDDAVMELVNIICGNIAAKAAQRGKCTEIEPPLVFHPGPGGIEVPSGEQGIVFPIHLADAELVELAIFIKD is encoded by the coding sequence ATGGCAGTGAAATTTTTCGGCCAGTTTCTTATTGAGAAAGAAATTGTTTCAAGAGAAGTCCTTTTGAAGGCGGTTGAGTTGCAGGAGGAGGTTAATCTCAAATTCGGCGAAATGGCACTGGACATGGAACTTATTACCGTCGCGGATGTGGGGCGGATCCATGATGCGCAACGCTCGGAAGACCTGATGTTTGGCGACATGGCCGTGAAGCTTGGGATTCTGACGGATGACCAGATAAAGCAGGTCCTGATCAGGCAGAAGAATTCACACCTCTATATCGGCGAGGCGCTGGTGCAGGTCGGTGCACTGAACACCGAGGAACTACAGCGTTATCTGGAAGAATTCAAGGCGGACCAGGCTCCTTATGCCACAACTAAGGTGTTCATACCCGATGGGGTGCCACATTCCGATATCTGGGAAATGTCGGCCGACCTGTCCGGCAAGATGATATCGAGGATTGTGAATCTGCCGTGTCGTCTGGGAGAATGCCGGAAAACGGAGAGGATTGAAACTAACGATATTGTCGCTGCCATGGATTTTCGTGGCGACATAAATGCGCATTATCTCCTTTCCGTTTCATTTGCTGTACAGAAAAAGATTGCGCTGGCCATCCTGAAAGAAGAGACGGTTGAGAATGAACCGCAGGAAGTGCTGGATGATGCCGTTATGGAGTTGGTGAACATCATTTGCGGCAATATCGCCGCGAAAGCTGCGCAGCGGGGCAAATGCACGGAGATCGAACCGCCGCTTGTTTTTCACCCCGGTCCGGGTGGGATCGAAGTGCCGTCGGGGGAACAAGGGATTGTTTTTCCGATTCACCTGGCAGACGCGGAACTGGTGGAGCTGGCTATCTTCATAAAAGACTGA